The Thalassophryne amazonica chromosome 20, fThaAma1.1, whole genome shotgun sequence sequence ttttcatgttttttgggTTTGACTTTTCCCTCAGGACAAACAGCTCAGTTATGAttagaacacccccccccccaaaaaaaaccttcTTAAAACAATTAATTACATAGAGAACAACTTGCCTTAACTTTCATCCAATTTTGTgataaaaatgtttctttacactTCCTAAGGCAAGAAATTTTTGTTCTTTTATTGCTTGAAATATTCCATTTCATGCATTGCAGCATGATCCTGATTTAGCACACAGTATCAACTGTGTCTTCCTGTTTATTAgtcttggtttgtttgtttgttaccgTTAGCATGCGTGGAGTAACAGGAAGTGGAAGTCGCTATTCGGTCGGTGCTAGTACCTACGTAGATTGGGTCTCAGCTGTCGCCCTATTTCACTTCCAGTCATTGTAATTGTTACTCTACCCTTAACCGTTCGTCATCCGCCAGGAGCTGGATGGTACATATATTCTTGACATTATGCTAGTGTCACTTGGCGCAGCCCATTTACATCATGGATGGGGTACGTGGCTTGGGTCAAGTGCAGCAGATGGCGCCATACAATCCAACATCTATTCAGTGAAAACATTCATATTGGTCAACTGCTTCTGTTGTAATTGTCGATGTTGGTACAACAATGCAACAAATGTACACCACCAAGATAAATTACTGGATTAGCCATTTGTAGTTTCAATTGTGCAAAACAAGAAAAGTATGTCTTAAAAATAAAGTGTTTCCAACAGAATGCCCAACCGGTCTATTGCACATACAACCCAGCACGCTAATAAAGACTGTTGCTAAGAAGGATAACGTATCCTAGCAACCAAAATACCAGAATTGCCCTCAACAGGTGGACCCCTTACAGTTGCACTTGTTAACTTACATTTTGTGATATAGAAGCGACTGCCCCAGTTGAAGACGTTGTGGAGGCCTGACCACATACCTCTGGAGACGCAGGCCTCTTTTGACTGTTTTTAGTATGTCGAGGTCTTGATGCCTAAGAAAGTTAACAGAATTTTAAATACTCGTTTCACCATTTGTTTATGATACCAAACAGCTTTTAATTTTTCTGCAACATAGATCTAAATTACAGCTCTTATATTTGCATTACTATTGACATTCATGATAGCTACCTTTTGTAAATGTGGTGGTAGGTCAAAAACCGATGGTTCAACGCCATCACGTAATCGAACCGTCTGCCCTGTCAGGTCAAAATCTTCATGTTTGAAGTGAACGCTACAAACACGGTCAAATGACTTTGGTTTCCACTCTTTGTTTCGTCGCATCAGGTACGTCCAACGAGCAGCTCTGTCCTTATCATTAGGAAACCTGTTTGAATGGATAAGTACTGTACTGTAAGTATGCCGGCCAACTAATATATATTCATTGACTATATATTAAATTCCATACCTGTGAAATGATAGTCCGTTTCCTTTACCTACGACATTCTTACAAGTTGCATGGGCACATTCTGTCGGCATGTTGAGTCTGGTAGATGGCTCGCGGTGTCACATGTTTGAAATCAAGTCTGATGAAGCAGGATCCTTTGCTGCGAATTAAAACAgtagcaataaaataaaataattactatATAGCAGTAATTTTATTGCTTCTAATTGTTTATTTGGTTGCTATTTTTGTAAGTTTATTATAGTCAACAAACTACAATCTGACTGGTTTCTGTCGAATAATAGGCAACAGATTTGTCTCTAGTCATGAGGTAGGAATTTTAGTCGCTAGGGAAGGTTGAAAAGTCGCTACATCTAGCGACAAAGCCACTAAAGTGTCAACAGTGCATATGCTGGATACAGAACCCTCATAAGGTCAGAGATTCCAACCTCTAGCTCAGGGGAAAATGCCATGAATGTTCCGTTGGGCTGGGATTTCCACTCAAGAAACTCATGAGGAAATTGAGCAACCCGAGATGTCTGCGTTGATGTCACAGCCACGGCAGTTGCGTTTGCGACTCGTCATCATTCTTgctaatgttgaaaatgcatctttacAAGGCATTTTAAACAAGACATTAATGCTATATGTTATATGTTCACATTCTATCTACAGTTAATTAAGTTTCCAGtaccacacatcagcaaaaacatCTTTGATGATTTCATTTAGGCCAAAAGATACCGTTAGCCTCGCTCTTCTGTGAAGGCTAGTTGATCCATTTGTGTCAGAGGTACGCACTTTTTCTTGAAATAGGTTTTTATTCAGGTCGGCTCATTCTGAGTTTCAGAGGGTTCTGAATGCAGTGATAGTTTGTAGGCATGATGCCGATAGAGATGGTGTGGCCAGCAACAGCTCCTTTGTTGTTAAAGAAACAGgtaacatgtttgtttgtttgtttttaacagctctgaaacagctttttaaaaaaaaaaaaaaaaaaaaagtttcatcaccTCAATGTCcataatatatttatttttacttgCTGGAACATTGgataatatgactcctttaaatgtgcctaaaacatttgctcaGTACTGTAATCtaaatttaaattatttaaatagaTATTTAG is a genomic window containing:
- the LOC117501525 gene encoding THAP domain-containing protein 2-like, producing MPTECAHATCKNVVGKGNGLSFHRFPNDKDRAARWTYLMRRNKEWKPKSFDRVCSVHFKHEDFDLTGQTVRLRDGVEPSVFDLPPHLQKASRPRHTKNSQKRPASPEVCGQASTTSSTGAVASISQNFHSYAAADEVSFKDKWLQAERRADDLEQKLHNAVKREKRSRTNIGSLIEELKEHGHLIRDLQQQLEAYKG